In the Topomyia yanbarensis strain Yona2022 chromosome 3, ASM3024719v1, whole genome shotgun sequence genome, one interval contains:
- the LOC131688730 gene encoding calpain-C isoform X1, with translation MTSSYERIKAECKQKNVLWEDEDFPATQSSVFYHQTPPFTFQWKRPHEITQNPVFVNDSTAQFDIVPGKMGDRWLVSCLGVLYLSKGLFYRVVPADQNFDKPYYGMFRFRLWWCGEWLEVLVDDRLPTINGKLAFLQAQNSNSFWPGLLEKAYAKLHGSYEALKYGTLLDGLADLTGGITESISIKTDNNILIRPPLLHSLLDTTSIVTCTVNNGTTTQIRNQTEVLPNGLHVGINYRLCSLDKAETIMGDTVQLIRLRNPLAQTLNKSASYNGDWSSFSSSWERVTMNERNRLIEQLDVGEFWMSFFDMTQTFTHLECVHLDSDTARDEPQLSDKNRRWLMRLYQGAWKRGVTAGGCRNNPDSFHINPQLQLFLSEKEDVIISVNQHSVLEPKVIGFTVYNLNSGKNPEKMYLLLPKTHQQISLTVQSINGCLSKNFFKKHKSLVNSQYTNSRQISHRCTLDAGRYLIMATTFEPAEEASFSVRVLGSTIRLALLETQTMLLLDPFPLLNSNAKVSMDSANNNVSATTSTAQYEPVFMQLADDQRTLNCFDLQELLEACLPNDYIRSCASLEVCRQVVCLMDKTNRGRINFNDFNKFMVNLKTWWGVFKMHTKEKSGILRAERFRDALCDVGFQLSTDILSILILRYMRRDGTLRLSDFISAILHLTMAFELFKAKDTNQDGVISMGMTEFIKSVFMC, from the exons ATGACATCCTCTTATGAGCGAATCAAAGCAGAATGCAAGCAAAAAAATGTCCTTTGGGAGGACGAGGATTTCCCGGCGACTCAATCGTCGGTGTTTTACCACCAAACACCTCCCTTCACCTTCCAATGGAAGCGGCCTCACGAGATTACACAGAATCCGGTCTTTGTCAACGATTCGACGGCTCAGTTCGACATTGTGCCAGGAAAGATGGGCGATAGGTGGCTTGTGAGTTGTCTCGGCGTCCTGTACCTGTCTAAAGGCTTATTCTACCGAGTGGTACCTGCGGATCAAAACTTCGACAAGCCATACTATGGGATGTTTCGCTTCCGGCTGTGGTGGTGCGGGGAGTGGTTGGAGGTTCTAGTCGACGATAGATTACCAACGATTAACGGGAAGTTAGCCTTTCTGCAGGCTCAGAACTCTAACTCATTCTGGCCGGGACTGCTAGAGAAAGCCTATGCCAA ATTACACGGGTCCTATGAAGCTTTAAAGTACGGTACACTGCTGGACGGTCTGGCGGATCTCACCGGCGGTATCACGGAATCGATATCTATCAAAACTGACAATAATATACTCATACGGCCGCCACTGCTTCATTCTTTGTTGGATACTACCAGCATTGTGACATGCACCGTTAACAACGGAACGACGACGCAGATTCGTAATCAAACCGAAGTGCTACCCAACGGATTGCATGTGGGAATCAATTACCGTCTTTGTTCACTAGATAAG GCTGAAACCATCATGGGAGATACGGTCCAGTTGATACGGCTACGAAACCCTCTGGCACAAACCCTCAACAAATCTGCATCCTACAATGGGGATTGGTCCTCGTTCTCTAGCTCTTGGGAACGAGTGACCATGAATGAACGTAACCGACTCATTGAGCAACTCGATGTTGGCGAATTCTGGATGTCGTTCTTCGATATGACACAAACGTTCACCCATCTAGAATGTGTTCATCTGGACTCGGATACGGCTAGAGACGAGCCCCAGTTATCAGACAAAAATCGTCGGTGGCTGATGAGACTTTATCAGGGTGCGTGGAAGCGAGGCGTTACCGCAGGCGGTTGTCGCAACAATCCAGACTCATTTCACATAAATCCCCAACTGCAGCTCTTTCTAAGCGAAAAAGAAGATGTGATAATTTCGGTGAATCAACACAGCGTGCTGGAGCCGAAAGTAATCGGTTTTACGGTATATAATCTCAATAGTGGTAAGAATCCTGAAAAAATGTACTTACTGTTACCAAAAACTCATCAACAAATTTCCTTAACAGTTCAGAGTATTAACGGTTGCCTCTCGAAGAACTTTTTCAAGAAGCACAAGAGCTTAGTCAACTCTCAGTACACCAACTCGCGACAAATAAGTCACCGTTGTACGTTGGATGCTGGACGCTACCTTATAATGGCAACGACATTTGAACCCGCCGAAGAAGCATCCTTTAGCGTACGGGTGTTGGGTAGCACGATACGGCTGGCACTGCTGGAAACTCAGACAATGCTGTTGCTGGATCCGTTCCCGTTACTAAATTCCAACGCTAAAGTTTCAATGGATTCGGCGAACAATAATGTATCTGCCACTACAAGCACTGCTCAGTACGAACCTGTATTCATGCAATTGGCAGATGATCAAAG aacGTTGAACTGCTTTGATCTACAAGAACTGTTGGAGGCTTGTCTTCCTAATGACTACATTCGAAGCTGTGCCAGTTTAGAAGTCTGCCGGCAGGTTGTCTGTTTAATGGAT AAAACCAATCGAGGAAGGATCAATTTCAATGATTTCAATAAATTCATGGTGAACCTGAAGACATGGTGGGGAGTGTTCAAGATGCACACTAAGGAGAAGTCGGGAATACTCAGAGCTGAACGATTCCGCGATGCTTTGTGCGATGTGGGCTTCCAGCTTAGTACCGACATATTATCGATCCTGATACTCCG ATATATGAGGAGAGATGGAACTCTTAGACTCTCAGACTTCATTTCTGCCATTCTTCACTTGACGATGGCTTTCGAGCTATTTAAAGCTAAGGACACAAATCAAGATGGTGTTATCAGCATGGGCATGACTGAG TTCATCAAATCTGTCTTCATGTGTTGA
- the LOC131688730 gene encoding calpain-C isoform X2, with protein MTSSYERIKAECKQKNVLWEDEDFPATQSSVFYHQTPPFTFQWKRPHEITQNPVFVNDSTAQFDIVPGKMGDRWLVSCLGVLYLSKGLFYRVVPADQNFDKPYYGMFRFRLWWCGEWLEVLVDDRLPTINGKLAFLQAQNSNSFWPGLLEKAYAKLHGSYEALKYGTLLDGLADLTGGITESISIKTDNNILIRPPLLHSLLDTTSIVTCTVNNGTTTQIRNQTEVLPNGLHVGINYRLCSLDKAETIMGDTVQLIRLRNPLAQTLNKSASYNGDWSSFSSSWERVTMNERNRLIEQLDVGEFWMSFFDMTQTFTHLECVHLDSDTARDEPQLSDKNRRWLMRLYQGAWKRGVTAGGCRNNPDSFHINPQLQLFLSEKEDVIISVNQHSVLEPKVIGFTVYNLNSVQSINGCLSKNFFKKHKSLVNSQYTNSRQISHRCTLDAGRYLIMATTFEPAEEASFSVRVLGSTIRLALLETQTMLLLDPFPLLNSNAKVSMDSANNNVSATTSTAQYEPVFMQLADDQRTLNCFDLQELLEACLPNDYIRSCASLEVCRQVVCLMDKTNRGRINFNDFNKFMVNLKTWWGVFKMHTKEKSGILRAERFRDALCDVGFQLSTDILSILILRYMRRDGTLRLSDFISAILHLTMAFELFKAKDTNQDGVISMGMTEFIKSVFMC; from the exons ATGACATCCTCTTATGAGCGAATCAAAGCAGAATGCAAGCAAAAAAATGTCCTTTGGGAGGACGAGGATTTCCCGGCGACTCAATCGTCGGTGTTTTACCACCAAACACCTCCCTTCACCTTCCAATGGAAGCGGCCTCACGAGATTACACAGAATCCGGTCTTTGTCAACGATTCGACGGCTCAGTTCGACATTGTGCCAGGAAAGATGGGCGATAGGTGGCTTGTGAGTTGTCTCGGCGTCCTGTACCTGTCTAAAGGCTTATTCTACCGAGTGGTACCTGCGGATCAAAACTTCGACAAGCCATACTATGGGATGTTTCGCTTCCGGCTGTGGTGGTGCGGGGAGTGGTTGGAGGTTCTAGTCGACGATAGATTACCAACGATTAACGGGAAGTTAGCCTTTCTGCAGGCTCAGAACTCTAACTCATTCTGGCCGGGACTGCTAGAGAAAGCCTATGCCAA ATTACACGGGTCCTATGAAGCTTTAAAGTACGGTACACTGCTGGACGGTCTGGCGGATCTCACCGGCGGTATCACGGAATCGATATCTATCAAAACTGACAATAATATACTCATACGGCCGCCACTGCTTCATTCTTTGTTGGATACTACCAGCATTGTGACATGCACCGTTAACAACGGAACGACGACGCAGATTCGTAATCAAACCGAAGTGCTACCCAACGGATTGCATGTGGGAATCAATTACCGTCTTTGTTCACTAGATAAG GCTGAAACCATCATGGGAGATACGGTCCAGTTGATACGGCTACGAAACCCTCTGGCACAAACCCTCAACAAATCTGCATCCTACAATGGGGATTGGTCCTCGTTCTCTAGCTCTTGGGAACGAGTGACCATGAATGAACGTAACCGACTCATTGAGCAACTCGATGTTGGCGAATTCTGGATGTCGTTCTTCGATATGACACAAACGTTCACCCATCTAGAATGTGTTCATCTGGACTCGGATACGGCTAGAGACGAGCCCCAGTTATCAGACAAAAATCGTCGGTGGCTGATGAGACTTTATCAGGGTGCGTGGAAGCGAGGCGTTACCGCAGGCGGTTGTCGCAACAATCCAGACTCATTTCACATAAATCCCCAACTGCAGCTCTTTCTAAGCGAAAAAGAAGATGTGATAATTTCGGTGAATCAACACAGCGTGCTGGAGCCGAAAGTAATCGGTTTTACGGTATATAATCTCAATAGTG TTCAGAGTATTAACGGTTGCCTCTCGAAGAACTTTTTCAAGAAGCACAAGAGCTTAGTCAACTCTCAGTACACCAACTCGCGACAAATAAGTCACCGTTGTACGTTGGATGCTGGACGCTACCTTATAATGGCAACGACATTTGAACCCGCCGAAGAAGCATCCTTTAGCGTACGGGTGTTGGGTAGCACGATACGGCTGGCACTGCTGGAAACTCAGACAATGCTGTTGCTGGATCCGTTCCCGTTACTAAATTCCAACGCTAAAGTTTCAATGGATTCGGCGAACAATAATGTATCTGCCACTACAAGCACTGCTCAGTACGAACCTGTATTCATGCAATTGGCAGATGATCAAAG aacGTTGAACTGCTTTGATCTACAAGAACTGTTGGAGGCTTGTCTTCCTAATGACTACATTCGAAGCTGTGCCAGTTTAGAAGTCTGCCGGCAGGTTGTCTGTTTAATGGAT AAAACCAATCGAGGAAGGATCAATTTCAATGATTTCAATAAATTCATGGTGAACCTGAAGACATGGTGGGGAGTGTTCAAGATGCACACTAAGGAGAAGTCGGGAATACTCAGAGCTGAACGATTCCGCGATGCTTTGTGCGATGTGGGCTTCCAGCTTAGTACCGACATATTATCGATCCTGATACTCCG ATATATGAGGAGAGATGGAACTCTTAGACTCTCAGACTTCATTTCTGCCATTCTTCACTTGACGATGGCTTTCGAGCTATTTAAAGCTAAGGACACAAATCAAGATGGTGTTATCAGCATGGGCATGACTGAG TTCATCAAATCTGTCTTCATGTGTTGA
- the LOC131689866 gene encoding glycosyltransferase 25 family member isoform X2, whose translation MNFLDADAFITEPQTLSNLVSLSLPIVAPMLLSDGLYSNFWCGMTADYYYQRTDEYKEILNYDKTGQFSVPMVHSAVMVNINVLQSLNLTFDPNRLPPGRYDGPLDDIIVFAISAKYSGITMYISNAKVYGYLLVPLEQGEIIEKDLEQLTNIKLFIINEYGALNLKEDMKHFVTSIPKDKLDLAHIYMINLERRSERRKKMINNFDQLGLEIEYFPAVDGKKLNDDDLREIGVKFLPGYADPYHQRPMTMGEIGCFLSHYYIWEKIVELKQNEVLILEDDIRFEPYFRRRVYNLLAEARRIGGWDLIYFGRKRLQEEDEKWVDGSSTMVKAGYSYWTLGYLISLQGAKKLLEERPLEKLLPVDEYLPIMFDNHPNDSWVSNFQNRNLVAWSAAPLLLYPTHYTGDDGYISDTEDSVRIDNVLKVNNDTTDSSIEKKGDKEQLNSNMFFDSSVTKDEAELSVKNRRNEL comes from the exons ATGAAT tttctagATGCAGATGCCTTTATCACTGAGCCGCAAACTCTATCAAACCTGGTCAGCTTAAGTTTGCCGATTGTCGCACCGATGCTACTGTCCGATGGCTTATATTCTAACTTTTGGTGTGGAATGACTGCCGATTACTACTATCAGCGAACTGATGAGTACAAGGAAATTCTAAACTACGACAAAACCGGTCAATTTTCCGTTCCAATGGTGCATAGTGCAGTGATGGTGAATATCAACGTGCTTCAGTCGCTGAATCTGACATTTGATCCAAATCGACTACCTCCGGGACGGTATGATGGACCACTAGATGATATCATCGTTTTTGCTATTTCGGCCAAGTACAGCGGAATTacgatgtatatttcaaatgCAAAAGTTTATGGCTACCTGCTAGTGCCTTTGGAACAAGGAGAAATAATTGAAAAAGATTTGGAGCAGCTGACTAACATCAAATTGTTCATTATTAATGAATATGGAGCGCTGAATCTCAAGGAAGATATGAAACATTTTGTAACTAGTATCCCTAA AGATAAGCTAGATTTGGCACACATTTACATGATTAATTTGGAAAGAAGATCTGAACGACGCAAGAAAATGATAAACAACTTTGATCAACTTGGTTTAGAGATAGAATATTTCCCAGCTGTCGATGGAAAGAAACTGAATGACGACGACCTTCGCGAGATTGGTGTAAAATTTCTACCAGGATACGCGGATCCATATCATCAAAG ACCAATGACTATGGGTGAAATCGGATGTTTTCTTAGTCACTATTACATCTGGGAAAAAATAGTAGAGCTCAAACAAAATGAAGTATTGATCCTGGAAGACGACATTCGATTCGAGCCATACTTTAGGAGGCGTGTATATAATCTTTTAGCTGAAGCTCGACGCATCGGTGGATGGGATCTGATTTATTTTGGTCGTAAACGATTGCAGGAAGAGGATGAAAAATGGGTGGACGGGTCGAGTACTATGGTAAAGGCAGGGTACTCTTATTGGACTTTGGGTTATTTAATTTCACTGCAAGGAGCAAAAAAACTTCTTGAGGAAAGACCCCTTGAAAAATTGCTACCTGTAGACGAGTACCTTCCTATAATGTTTGACAATCATCCGAATGATTCGTGGGTTAGTAATTTCCAGAATAGGAACTTAGTCGCATGGAGTGCGGCACCATTGCTGCTATACCCAACTCATTACACTGGGGATGATGGGTACATTTCTGATACGGAAGACTCGGTCAGGATCGACAATGTTCTAAAGGTTAACAATGATACAACCGATAGCTCCATTGAGAAGAAAGGGGATAAAGAACAGCTAAATAGTAATATGTTTTTCGATTCCTCCGTGACTAAGGACGAAGCGGAACTGAGTGTCAAAAATAGGAGAAATGAACTATAG
- the LOC131689867 gene encoding zinc finger protein 708-like has protein sequence MTSNGGGESFPANVTILQYLLENDTTAAVSKSTGVSSSTKEVSDTLVNRLGIKNSKKDPEPITVYECPKSGCGKHYLQLEHLKAHEKIHSGDLVCKWEPHPELREYENTGGSGLKFLLQNEHLELVYEESDDVSTEASMNDGSHDSENLNEANASESVSADEAKIYDSDQNAECTTTSSKRMIHVFDADVNLEDNFIVLEEDPDEYVQICSNQDELMRITSTRARKYLCPWGGCGRAYTKSSHVTVHLRSHTGEMPFACTWEGCQGRFSRAETLTRHFRKHSGERKFLCPECPASFGRSDHLRGHIKRHNINNSVIDKIIKIPEKVKHAPRTSKLSAIATKQAINTKRKRKSSTPASSSTRNHRCAHPGCDKSYTRASHLKAHEILHGETQPFCCPWEDCDRSFSRSFELSRHRRQHTGEKKFVCHICQQAFMRSDHLSMHVKRHIFRAHKDDEMV, from the exons ATGACCTCCAACGGTGGTGGCGAATCGTTTCCCGCAAATGTGACAATATTGCAATACTTATTAGAAAATGACACGACTGCGGCAGTGTCTAAATCGACAGGCGTTAGCTCTAGTACGAAGGAGGTATCTGATACGTTGGTAAACAGGTTGGGAATAAAGAACAGCAAAAAAGATCCCGAACCTATTACGGTGTACGAATGTCCTAAATCTGGCTGTGGTAAGCATTATCTACAACTAGAGCATCTTAAAGCGCACGAGAAAATACATTCCGGCGATTTGGTCTGCAAATGGGAGCCACACCCAGAGTTGCGAGAGTATGAAAACACTGGTGGGAGTGGTTTGAAGTTTTTGTTGCAGAACGAACACTTGGAGTTGGTATACGAAGAAAGTGATGACGTCTCAACGGAAGCCTCAATGAACGACGGATCACATGATTCTGAAAATCTCAATGAAGCTAATGCATCAGAAAGTGTATCTGCGGATGAAGCGAAAATCTACGACTCTGATCAGAACGCTGAATGCACGACTACCAGTTCCAAGCGAATGATTCACGTATTTGATGCCGATGTGAATTtggaagataattttattgttttggaGGAAGATCCTGACGAGTATGTACAAATTTGCTCCAACCAGGATGAGTTAATGAGAATAACATCGACAAGAGCGCGAAAGTATCTTTGTCCCTGGGGAGGATGTGGGAGGGCTTACACTAAATCATCGCATGTGACTGTTCATTTGCGGTCGCATACTGGCGAAATGCCCTTTGCTTGCACCTGGGAAGGGTGCCAAGGTCGGTTTTCGCGGGCTGAAACACTTACACGTCACTTTAGAAAACATTCTGGTGAGCGCAAATTCCTTTGTCCAGAATGCCCAGCAAGTTTTGGTCGAAGCGATCATTTGCGTGGCCATATAAAACGACACAACATCAATAATTCTGTGATagacaaaataatcaaaattccGGAAAAAGTCAAACATGCTCCTCGAACATCCAAGCTTTCGGCCATAGCAACCAAACAGGCGATAAATacaaaacgaaaacgaaaatctTCCACACCAGCATCCAGTTCAACGAGAAACCATCGTTGTGCACATCCTGGTTGTGATAAAAGTTATACGCGAGCTAGTCATCTCAAAGCACACGAAATTCTTCACGGGGAGACTCAACCTTTTTGCTGTCCTTGGGAAGACTGCGATCGTTCATTTTCTCGTTCGTTCGAGCTTTCACGTCATCGTAGGCAACATACCGGGGAGAAGAAATTTGTGTGTCATATTTGCCAGCAGGCTTTCATGCGAAGTGATCATCTGTCGATGCACGTCAAGCGACATATTTTCAGAGCG CATAAAGACGACGAGATGGTTTAA